In Desulfovibrio inopinatus DSM 10711, the following proteins share a genomic window:
- a CDS encoding redox-sensing transcriptional repressor Rex, whose protein sequence is MVPLKSEHIPRATIKRLALYVQILETFSREGAEVVSSETLAKACNVNPSQIRKDLAYFGEFGVRGVGYYVKDLVSSIKQSLGINRPWRAALVGVGNLGKALLRHQDFRRRGFHIVGAFDCDPFKIGEEISGLEVICSRRLKDIVKEKDIEMGLITTPAERAQRACNYLTEAGVRGIINFAPARIEAPDHVHVEYVDFFHHLYAVAFNITLDRQSD, encoded by the coding sequence ATCGTGCCCCTCAAAAGCGAACATATCCCCAGAGCGACTATCAAGCGGCTTGCCCTTTATGTCCAGATTTTGGAAACGTTTTCTCGAGAGGGTGCCGAAGTCGTTTCTTCGGAAACATTGGCTAAGGCGTGTAACGTCAACCCCTCTCAGATACGCAAAGACCTTGCGTATTTTGGTGAATTTGGCGTCCGTGGCGTCGGCTATTATGTGAAGGATCTCGTTTCTTCCATCAAGCAGTCATTGGGTATCAATCGCCCGTGGCGCGCAGCGCTTGTTGGTGTTGGCAATCTAGGGAAGGCACTGTTGCGTCATCAAGATTTTAGACGTCGCGGTTTTCATATTGTTGGCGCATTTGACTGTGATCCATTTAAGATCGGTGAAGAAATTTCTGGTCTCGAAGTCATCTGTTCCCGTCGCCTCAAAGATATCGTCAAAGAAAAAGATATTGAGATGGGACTGATTACGACGCCAGCCGAGCGAGCTCAGCGGGCATGTAATTATCTTACGGAAGCGGGGGTGCGTGGTATTATCAATTTTGCTCCTGCCCGCATTGAAGCTCCGGATCATGTCCATGTTGAATATGTTGACTTTTTCCATCATCTCTACGCTGTTGCGTTTAACATAACGCTCGACAGACAGTCAGACTAG
- a CDS encoding thrombospondin type 3 repeat-containing protein has product MIRRRILSWLVACGIVLNAGIACADFPDVPSGTIPLHIKGYITTQYESDVYIWRDTSENMYIRYDPTTSKFYIGLSDWTAAQDDKTCMMYTIDEYGFNFYQYITSSVTTFFKPSSSYCGINFNNPFSLRYDDGTVFQYPSDFGSSGPDEPICTCDDTDSDGVPDAWDECPLTPAGSLVDETGCPGTMSVIDSDNDGVQDCWDQCPDTPTGSLVDAIGCPGTTQVVDSDGDGVQDNWDRCTDTPEGSLVDATGCPGSTQIADSDNDGVQDGWDQCADTPTGSLVDSVGCPGTTQVSDADNDGVPDTWDQCADTPAKSLVDSTGCPGTPETDLMIVPMVITK; this is encoded by the coding sequence ATGATTCGAAGACGTATTCTTTCGTGGCTTGTCGCATGTGGCATTGTATTGAACGCTGGTATTGCATGTGCTGATTTTCCTGATGTGCCGAGTGGTACAATTCCTCTACATATTAAAGGATATATAACTACTCAATATGAGTCTGATGTGTATATATGGAGAGATACGTCAGAAAATATGTATATTCGATATGATCCAACGACATCAAAATTTTATATTGGATTATCTGACTGGACTGCTGCTCAAGATGATAAAACATGTATGATGTACACCATTGATGAGTATGGATTTAATTTTTATCAATATATAACATCATCAGTGACAACATTTTTTAAGCCTTCATCATCCTACTGCGGTATTAATTTTAACAATCCATTCTCTCTTCGCTATGATGATGGAACAGTATTTCAATATCCATCAGACTTTGGCAGTTCTGGACCTGATGAGCCAATATGTACTTGCGATGACACAGACTCCGACGGCGTTCCAGATGCATGGGACGAATGCCCATTGACACCTGCTGGAAGTCTTGTCGATGAGACGGGATGCCCAGGAACAATGAGCGTCATCGATAGTGACAATGATGGAGTCCAAGACTGTTGGGATCAGTGTCCAGATACGCCGACCGGAAGTCTTGTCGATGCGATTGGATGTCCAGGAACGACGCAAGTTGTCGACTCCGACGGCGATGGAGTTCAGGATAATTGGGATCGATGCACAGATACACCCGAAGGAAGCCTTGTTGATGCTACCGGTTGTCCTGGCTCAACACAAATCGCCGACTCCGATAATGACGGTGTTCAGGATGGGTGGGATCAATGCGCCGACACCCCAACCGGAAGCCTTGTTGATTCAGTCGGTTGCCCGGGAACGACGCAAGTTTCAGATGCCGACAACGATGGTGTGCCTGATACTTGGGACCAATGCGCGGACACTCCCGCAAAAAGCCTTGTCGATTCCACTGGCTGCCCCGGTACGCCGGAAACAGATTTGATGATTGTTCCTATGGTCATCACCAAATAG
- a CDS encoding septal ring lytic transglycosylase RlpA family protein — protein sequence MRFTGRFSWPILQCYGMILLTLITLLASGCGTSENTAVRRSGTQRPYSVRGKTYYPLSNASGYSEVGRASWYGPGFHGKRTSCGEVYDMEGITAAHKILPMHTKVRVTNLDNGKTLVVRVNDRGPFVSGRIIDLSRGAASQLGVLKTGTALVRVETVESLPGGGRIDDLPGPFYVQVGAFRNKVNADRLLNQLRQAGYTGSRLHYGIVNGLGYNQVHAGAFKSLGAAKHARNRLEPRFADAFVIAQ from the coding sequence ATGAGGTTTACCGGCAGATTTTCTTGGCCGATTCTACAGTGTTATGGGATGATTCTTCTCACGCTCATAACACTTCTTGCTTCTGGATGTGGAACAAGTGAAAATACGGCGGTGCGCCGTTCCGGCACACAACGCCCCTATTCGGTTCGAGGGAAAACATACTATCCTCTCTCGAATGCTTCAGGCTATAGCGAAGTCGGTCGTGCGTCGTGGTACGGTCCGGGTTTTCACGGCAAACGCACTTCATGTGGCGAAGTCTATGATATGGAAGGCATCACGGCTGCCCATAAAATTCTTCCCATGCATACCAAAGTCCGCGTGACCAATCTCGACAACGGAAAGACTCTGGTTGTTCGCGTCAATGATCGAGGACCGTTTGTTTCCGGGCGCATCATTGATCTCTCTCGCGGAGCAGCCAGCCAGCTAGGGGTACTGAAAACCGGTACTGCCCTTGTTCGCGTGGAAACCGTGGAAAGTCTTCCAGGGGGAGGTCGTATAGATGATCTTCCTGGTCCATTTTATGTTCAAGTCGGTGCGTTTCGTAACAAAGTCAATGCCGACCGACTCCTGAACCAACTCCGACAAGCAGGCTACACCGGATCACGCCTCCACTACGGCATTGTCAATGGCTTGGGATACAATCAGGTTCATGCCGGTGCCTTCAAAAGTCTTGGCGCCGCCAAGCACGCACGCAACAGACTGGAACCCCGTTTTGCCGACGCCTTTGTCATTGCACAATAG
- a CDS encoding ATP-binding protein: MKVMRDIVKIDEELCNGCGECVPACAEGAIQIIDGKARLKAEKYCDGLGACLGNCPQGALTIIQEESDPFDEEAVHDMLAKENAVNPQPKARGGCPGSAQMVFTPKPATPSVQHETSASALTHWPVKLRLMNPQAPFLKGANLMITADCATVALAGFNPGYAAGHVIALACPKFEEAEANAAKLAEIIQANDLTSLVVVEMEVPCCQALDNVILAGVAHSGKTIALEKWVVSRTGEVIKKGPVGERHILG; this comes from the coding sequence ATGAAAGTAATGCGTGATATCGTAAAAATAGATGAAGAGCTGTGTAATGGTTGCGGAGAGTGTGTACCTGCTTGTGCGGAAGGCGCTATTCAAATTATCGACGGAAAAGCTCGACTGAAAGCGGAAAAATATTGCGATGGCCTGGGCGCATGTCTTGGGAATTGCCCTCAAGGCGCTTTGACTATTATTCAAGAAGAATCCGATCCGTTCGATGAAGAGGCTGTGCATGATATGCTGGCCAAGGAAAACGCTGTGAATCCACAACCGAAAGCGCGTGGAGGATGTCCTGGATCGGCGCAAATGGTGTTTACTCCAAAACCGGCGACACCATCTGTTCAGCACGAAACGTCGGCTTCGGCATTGACGCATTGGCCGGTCAAGTTGCGTCTAATGAATCCCCAGGCACCGTTTCTCAAAGGGGCCAATTTGATGATCACGGCCGATTGCGCCACCGTTGCCTTGGCCGGTTTTAATCCTGGATATGCGGCCGGCCATGTCATCGCGTTGGCCTGTCCCAAGTTTGAAGAAGCCGAAGCCAACGCGGCAAAGCTGGCTGAGATCATTCAGGCTAACGACCTGACATCGCTTGTTGTGGTGGAGATGGAAGTTCCCTGCTGTCAGGCCTTGGATAATGTTATTTTAGCTGGTGTTGCTCACTCCGGAAAGACCATTGCCCTGGAAAAATGGGTCGTGTCCCGAACCGGGGAGGTCATTAAGAAAGGCCCCGTGGGAGAGCGACATATTTTAGGATAA
- a CDS encoding ATP synthase subunit I, whose protein sequence is MERILSSIDSALYRMGYTHSDVRSLVRNQVLIALASSIGCLVAAGMKPWGWSFAAGAVLITLNFFSLAKFGQHVVTMTTKGAIASVLVRFYLRLGLTGVALFALVVWAGASITALLAGISTIVANFVCWAIARYAGSNVKEA, encoded by the coding sequence ATGGAACGGATTCTCAGTAGTATTGACAGCGCCTTGTATCGGATGGGTTACACTCATTCGGACGTGCGTTCACTAGTTCGCAATCAAGTGCTGATTGCGCTGGCGAGCAGCATTGGGTGTTTGGTGGCTGCCGGGATGAAGCCATGGGGATGGTCGTTCGCCGCCGGCGCAGTGCTCATCACGCTCAATTTCTTTTCGCTGGCCAAATTTGGTCAGCACGTCGTTACGATGACGACGAAGGGCGCGATCGCCTCCGTGCTCGTGAGGTTCTATCTTCGCCTGGGATTGACCGGAGTGGCGTTGTTCGCCCTGGTCGTTTGGGCGGGAGCCTCCATCACAGCGCTTCTGGCCGGCATTTCGACCATCGTGGCAAACTTCGTGTGCTGGGCCATTGCCCGGTACGCCGGTTCTAACGTGAAGGAGGCTTAA
- a CDS encoding bifunctional homocysteine S-methyltransferase/methylenetetrahydrofolate reductase, translating to MRDNILTILKSRVVLADGAMGTMLFEKGAESARCFDEFNLSRPELVGSIHDAYIDAGAELIETNTFGANRYKLAGFGLEGHVEEINRTGAHIARQRAGEDRWVAGSLGPLGRLRDIAPSPKEIEDIYIEQAQALVAGGVDILILETFSSLTTLLTALKAVKQTVSIPVVAQMVFTGQGQSLDGRDPAACFVALCQAGADVVGLNCGIGPKGAFDVLSHAGTIDCPLSVFPNAGFPEQLNDRLIYKSTPEYFARVTAQCASLGARLIGGCCGTSAEHIAALRTALEAKPGISITARAPHKASETVTAPTKSAFAQKLGTKKMILVELDPPKHMDLSGLIKGSHALAQAGADAVTMAENPLAISRLSNIAAALIAREKTGIEPIIHLTGRDRNLVGMQSVIMGLAALGLQNILAITGDPPSVGEERVTGVYDLKSYELIKLLDSFNHGKNASGEDMKQPGSFCIGAAYNPNTANMALQVRRMERKIERGANYFLTQPVYSREKVDRILEMTSHIKTPIFLGIMPLASSRNAEFLHNEFPGIDIPESIRKRMHEAGENGMHVGVDIAWELLEYSWPHFAGVYLIPPFNRYTMALELMERLGRRA from the coding sequence ATGCGTGACAATATACTGACAATTCTAAAGAGTCGAGTTGTACTGGCCGATGGCGCCATGGGAACCATGCTGTTTGAAAAAGGAGCTGAGTCGGCACGGTGCTTCGATGAGTTCAATCTCAGTCGCCCCGAACTTGTCGGTTCCATCCATGACGCTTATATTGATGCTGGTGCCGAACTTATAGAAACCAATACTTTCGGAGCCAACCGATACAAACTCGCCGGGTTCGGTCTGGAAGGCCACGTCGAGGAAATCAACCGAACCGGAGCACACATTGCACGCCAACGCGCCGGTGAAGACCGTTGGGTTGCCGGCTCTCTTGGTCCCCTTGGCCGATTGCGCGATATAGCACCCTCCCCAAAAGAAATTGAAGACATCTATATCGAGCAGGCACAGGCTCTGGTCGCTGGCGGTGTAGACATACTCATTTTGGAAACCTTTTCCAGCCTGACCACCCTGTTGACGGCCCTCAAGGCGGTCAAACAGACCGTTTCCATTCCTGTTGTGGCGCAAATGGTTTTTACAGGCCAAGGGCAGAGTTTGGATGGTCGTGATCCGGCAGCCTGTTTCGTTGCGTTATGCCAAGCCGGAGCCGACGTTGTCGGTCTCAACTGCGGCATCGGCCCCAAAGGCGCCTTTGATGTCCTTTCTCATGCGGGGACGATTGACTGTCCGTTGTCGGTCTTTCCCAATGCCGGTTTCCCTGAACAACTCAATGACCGGCTCATTTATAAAAGCACCCCTGAATATTTTGCCCGCGTCACCGCACAGTGCGCCAGCCTTGGTGCCAGACTGATCGGCGGATGTTGTGGCACCAGTGCCGAGCATATTGCCGCTCTGCGCACAGCGCTGGAAGCCAAGCCGGGAATCTCTATCACGGCCCGAGCGCCTCACAAGGCATCTGAAACGGTAACCGCACCTACCAAGAGTGCCTTTGCACAAAAGCTTGGCACAAAGAAAATGATTCTTGTCGAACTCGATCCGCCGAAGCACATGGATCTCAGTGGATTGATCAAAGGGTCGCACGCACTCGCTCAAGCCGGAGCCGATGCCGTCACCATGGCCGAAAACCCCCTGGCCATTTCACGCCTCTCCAATATTGCGGCCGCGCTTATTGCACGGGAGAAAACCGGCATTGAACCGATCATCCACCTGACCGGCCGAGATCGCAACCTTGTTGGTATGCAATCGGTGATTATGGGGCTCGCCGCCCTTGGTCTGCAAAACATCTTGGCAATTACCGGTGACCCCCCTTCCGTCGGGGAAGAACGTGTGACCGGGGTGTACGATTTGAAATCGTACGAACTGATCAAACTCCTCGATTCGTTCAACCACGGCAAGAACGCCTCCGGGGAAGACATGAAACAACCGGGATCGTTTTGTATTGGAGCTGCGTACAATCCCAATACGGCAAATATGGCACTGCAAGTTCGACGCATGGAACGCAAAATAGAACGCGGAGCCAATTATTTCCTCACGCAACCGGTCTATTCCCGTGAAAAAGTCGATCGCATCCTGGAAATGACATCACATATCAAAACGCCGATTTTTCTCGGCATCATGCCCCTTGCCAGCTCGCGCAATGCCGAATTCCTCCACAACGAATTCCCTGGCATTGATATTCCCGAGTCAATTCGCAAACGAATGCACGAGGCAGGAGAAAACGGCATGCATGTCGGTGTTGATATCGCCTGGGAACTGCTTGAATATAGCTGGCCCCACTTCGCTGGCGTCTACCTCATCCCGCCATTTAATCGTTACACCATGGCGCTGGAGCTTATGGAACGATTGGGAAGACGAGCATAA
- a CDS encoding chemotaxis protein CheD, which yields MVEDSNRKLKSLVDSGVSVEHLKIGECIFTSRPLIISTVLGSCVGATLYHPRTGFAAMFHAMLPSIENARNPNQPCNFVDNALESLFARFELRKISVRSLTVRLFGGGLTMYSDEKRQFGEILDVGRKNVEMARSILSKRGLDVACEDVLGNQGRKVLFYTKTGDTWMKFVSSTHKNSYTFR from the coding sequence GTGGTCGAAGATAGCAATCGTAAACTCAAATCCCTTGTTGATTCCGGGGTAAGCGTAGAGCATCTCAAAATTGGGGAGTGCATCTTCACGTCGAGACCCCTTATCATCAGCACGGTCCTGGGGAGTTGTGTCGGGGCAACCCTCTATCATCCGCGGACCGGTTTTGCCGCCATGTTTCACGCAATGTTGCCATCTATTGAAAATGCCCGCAATCCCAACCAGCCCTGCAATTTTGTCGATAATGCGCTGGAAAGTCTGTTTGCTCGGTTCGAGCTCAGAAAGATCAGTGTGCGATCGTTGACCGTCCGTCTTTTTGGGGGCGGATTGACGATGTATTCAGACGAAAAGCGTCAATTCGGTGAGATATTGGATGTGGGACGAAAGAATGTGGAGATGGCGCGATCCATTTTGAGTAAACGCGGTCTTGATGTCGCGTGTGAAGACGTTTTGGGCAACCAAGGACGCAAAGTGTTGTTTTATACAAAGACGGGAGACACGTGGATGAAATTCGTCTCTAGCACACACAAGAATAGTTATACATTCCGCTAA
- the truA gene encoding tRNA pseudouridine(38-40) synthase TruA — protein sequence MLSNSPRYLSIASYRKANPFLMMQRLKLVLAFDGTRYQGWQIQAGTQGRTVQAVLEDAVAKLAGQPVRVQGSSRTDSGVHALGLVAHVDIPANRSGLPWRKALNAHLPHDICVVEAAPVPDTFHARFGAKHKTYAYVLWHDMEFVFPQRRKYVWRVGKVDFAAMEDVAAVLVGEKDFSAFQNQGSIVKDTVRKLVAVTRCPGQSEFESVWRFTGTGFLKQMVRNMVGCLVAAGKGKLCAEDVEAILLSKNRALAPPTAPSKGLTLESIVYDTSP from the coding sequence ATGCTTTCGAATTCGCCGCGGTATCTATCCATTGCTTCTTACCGTAAAGCGAATCCTTTTCTTATGATGCAACGCCTGAAACTCGTTCTCGCCTTTGATGGAACACGATATCAGGGCTGGCAGATTCAAGCCGGAACACAGGGGCGTACGGTGCAGGCCGTGCTTGAAGATGCTGTAGCCAAACTTGCAGGACAGCCGGTACGTGTCCAGGGATCGAGCAGAACCGATTCCGGTGTGCATGCGTTGGGGCTTGTCGCGCATGTTGATATCCCGGCAAACCGATCTGGCTTGCCATGGAGAAAAGCGCTGAATGCGCATTTACCTCACGATATTTGTGTGGTTGAAGCCGCTCCCGTGCCAGATACCTTTCATGCCCGATTTGGTGCCAAGCATAAGACCTACGCATACGTCCTCTGGCACGATATGGAGTTTGTCTTTCCCCAACGTCGAAAATATGTTTGGCGGGTGGGAAAGGTAGATTTTGCAGCCATGGAGGACGTTGCTGCCGTACTTGTCGGAGAAAAAGATTTCTCTGCATTTCAGAATCAAGGAAGCATTGTAAAAGATACGGTGCGAAAACTTGTTGCTGTCACGCGATGTCCGGGGCAAAGTGAATTTGAATCTGTTTGGCGATTTACCGGAACCGGCTTTCTCAAACAGATGGTGCGAAATATGGTTGGTTGTCTTGTGGCTGCTGGCAAAGGGAAGCTCTGCGCCGAGGATGTCGAGGCCATCTTGCTCTCAAAGAATCGAGCCTTGGCACCTCCGACTGCTCCTTCCAAAGGGTTGACCCTGGAGTCCATCGTCTATGACACGTCCCCCTAA
- a CDS encoding AtpZ/AtpI family protein, with protein sequence MFLKRPKDDKSRETWDMVQNASVVGLHLVSATFVGLLMGYWLDKWLGTKPWLTILLLVFGVAAGFKNVLLEAKKIQNAQEKSAPPRVNDTNGTDSQ encoded by the coding sequence ATGTTTTTAAAACGACCGAAAGACGACAAATCCCGAGAAACTTGGGATATGGTGCAGAATGCATCGGTCGTGGGCTTGCACCTCGTGTCGGCGACATTTGTCGGGCTGCTTATGGGGTATTGGCTCGATAAGTGGCTTGGCACAAAGCCTTGGTTGACAATTCTGCTTCTCGTTTTCGGTGTGGCAGCCGGGTTTAAAAATGTACTCCTGGAAGCCAAAAAGATTCAAAATGCGCAAGAAAAAAGCGCACCACCACGGGTAAACGACACCAATGGAACGGATTCTCAGTAG
- the atpE gene encoding ATP synthase F0 subunit C, with the protein MRKLLLTALNTVALVALAGVAFAAEAAPEVVSMTSLATAIGMAIAAAGCGLGQGLGLRAACEGTARNPEAGGKITVTLILGLAFIESLAIYALVVNLILLFANPFIG; encoded by the coding sequence ATGCGTAAACTGCTTCTTACCGCCCTGAACACCGTTGCTCTGGTTGCCCTTGCTGGCGTTGCTTTCGCCGCTGAAGCTGCTCCTGAAGTTGTCTCCATGACTTCTCTCGCCACCGCCATTGGTATGGCCATTGCTGCCGCTGGTTGTGGTCTGGGTCAGGGCCTGGGTCTGCGCGCCGCCTGTGAAGGCACCGCTCGCAATCCTGAAGCTGGTGGTAAAATCACCGTTACCCTCATTCTGGGTCTGGCCTTCATCGAATCCTTGGCCATTTACGCCTTGGTTGTTAACTTGATCCTGCTCTTCGCCAACCCCTTCATTGGCTAA
- a CDS encoding ArsR/SmtB family transcription factor, whose amino-acid sequence MSNSELLLSEQELEDAARMFKALSNPHRLRIFMELSSCWAGNVVSSPAENFTNCQGDFAERLGLAPSTVSHHFKELRQAGLVHMKREGKNLLFWVDKEATDALQALLKV is encoded by the coding sequence ATGTCGAACTCTGAATTGTTGCTTTCCGAACAGGAACTGGAAGACGCTGCTCGCATGTTCAAGGCGCTCTCCAACCCACATCGGCTTCGTATTTTTATGGAGCTTTCTTCATGTTGGGCTGGGAATGTGGTCTCGAGTCCTGCTGAGAATTTTACCAATTGTCAGGGGGACTTTGCCGAACGTCTTGGTTTAGCACCGTCTACAGTTTCTCACCATTTCAAGGAACTTCGACAAGCAGGCTTGGTTCACATGAAGCGTGAAGGAAAAAATTTACTTTTCTGGGTGGATAAAGAGGCCACCGATGCCTTGCAGGCTCTTCTGAAAGTGTAA
- a CDS encoding flavodoxin family protein, protein MNVVTVLGSPRKEGNSSSIAMAFTRKAQSMGAHVSVYYLNGMNFQGCQGCMSCKKQHEHCILKDDLTALLEDIVEADAVVMASPIYYHTVTGQFKTFFDRTFSFLKPNFFNRPDPCRLPQGKKGLLILSQGQGETEFHDVVDQYQYFMEAYGMGERHVIRAVKLVESSSAEDRQLYVDEAVALAQTWC, encoded by the coding sequence ATGAACGTTGTCACCGTACTGGGAAGTCCGAGAAAAGAGGGAAACTCCAGCTCTATCGCGATGGCCTTTACTCGCAAAGCGCAGTCGATGGGGGCACATGTTTCCGTGTACTACCTCAATGGAATGAATTTTCAAGGATGTCAGGGGTGTATGTCCTGCAAGAAACAACACGAACACTGTATACTCAAGGATGATCTCACCGCGTTATTGGAGGACATTGTTGAGGCTGACGCGGTGGTTATGGCATCGCCGATTTATTACCACACCGTTACAGGCCAATTTAAAACGTTTTTCGATCGTACCTTTTCCTTTCTGAAACCCAACTTTTTCAATCGTCCCGATCCCTGTCGACTGCCTCAAGGAAAGAAAGGGCTCTTGATTCTTTCGCAGGGGCAAGGAGAAACGGAATTTCACGATGTAGTCGATCAGTATCAGTACTTCATGGAAGCGTATGGTATGGGCGAGCGGCATGTCATTCGAGCCGTCAAACTTGTCGAATCGTCTTCCGCTGAGGATCGTCAACTTTATGTAGATGAGGCGGTCGCATTGGCGCAGACGTGGTGCTAG
- the atpB gene encoding F0F1 ATP synthase subunit A, which produces MAGGLPHPVLLVEEGFKLVGLPVPAHVAYAWFVMALLIFLGVMATRKLSMVPRGGQNFFEFVIGGLEDFVVANMGESGRKVFPFLCALFLFIISANVIGLFPGMDSPTNNVNTNAAMALTVFVYYNIWGVINWGPGYIKHFMGPFWWLAWLMFPIEIISHLARPLSLTLRLFGNIRGEEIVLILLFSLAPILGTFPMYFLFGLADCIQAFVFFMLSMIYLKGAFEHAH; this is translated from the coding sequence ATGGCTGGTGGACTTCCACATCCGGTTCTTCTTGTAGAAGAAGGATTCAAACTCGTCGGATTGCCGGTGCCTGCGCATGTTGCGTATGCCTGGTTCGTCATGGCCCTGCTCATTTTCCTGGGCGTCATGGCTACCCGCAAACTGTCTATGGTACCGCGAGGAGGGCAGAATTTCTTCGAGTTCGTTATTGGCGGGCTAGAAGATTTTGTCGTCGCCAACATGGGCGAATCTGGCCGTAAGGTCTTTCCGTTTCTGTGTGCGCTGTTCCTCTTCATCATTTCTGCCAACGTCATCGGGCTTTTCCCCGGCATGGACTCTCCGACCAATAACGTAAATACCAACGCCGCCATGGCGCTGACTGTTTTCGTTTATTACAACATCTGGGGCGTCATCAACTGGGGGCCGGGCTACATCAAACATTTTATGGGCCCCTTCTGGTGGTTGGCGTGGTTGATGTTCCCCATCGAAATTATTTCTCACCTTGCTCGTCCGCTCAGCCTTACACTCCGTCTTTTCGGGAACATCCGCGGCGAGGAAATCGTTTTGATTCTCTTGTTCAGCTTGGCTCCGATCCTCGGTACCTTCCCGATGTACTTCCTCTTCGGGCTGGCCGACTGCATCCAGGCCTTCGTCTTCTTCATGCTGTCGATGATCTACCTGAAAGGTGCGTTCGAACACGCTCACTAA
- a CDS encoding integration host factor subunit alpha, with the protein MSGKTLTKADIVDYIYEKTERNRAEVKVTVDNLLDLMKQAIKKDSSLLVSGFGKFEAYAKKARKGRNPQTNDSIILPPRRVVVFRLSRKFRAELNPDEVLSDS; encoded by the coding sequence ATGAGCGGAAAAACGCTGACGAAAGCCGATATCGTTGACTACATCTATGAGAAAACCGAGCGCAACCGAGCCGAAGTCAAAGTGACAGTGGACAATTTGCTCGATCTCATGAAACAGGCCATCAAAAAAGATAGCTCACTGTTGGTCAGTGGGTTTGGTAAGTTTGAGGCCTACGCCAAAAAAGCCCGTAAGGGGAGAAATCCTCAGACCAATGACAGCATTATCTTGCCACCTCGACGAGTGGTGGTCTTCCGTCTCTCTCGGAAGTTCCGGGCTGAATTGAACCCTGACGAAGTCCTGTCCGATTCGTAG
- a CDS encoding SemiSWEET transporter — MSATQSMLMESVGIVAGMCTTFSFLPQALKALKTKDTKSLSLSMYSIFVSGVFLWIVYGLMIESFSVVAANVITFLLAGMVLFLKIRHG, encoded by the coding sequence ATGTCCGCTACGCAGTCCATGCTTATGGAGTCGGTCGGCATTGTTGCCGGCATGTGCACAACGTTTTCCTTCTTGCCTCAAGCGCTTAAGGCGCTGAAAACGAAAGATACCAAAAGCCTCTCTTTATCAATGTACTCGATTTTTGTATCGGGCGTATTTTTGTGGATAGTGTATGGGCTTATGATTGAGTCGTTTTCCGTTGTTGCAGCCAATGTTATCACTTTTCTTTTGGCAGGGATGGTCTTGTTCCTAAAAATTCGCCATGGGTAA